The following proteins are encoded in a genomic region of Vanessa tameamea isolate UH-Manoa-2023 chromosome 4, ilVanTame1 primary haplotype, whole genome shotgun sequence:
- the LOC113395845 gene encoding importin subunit alpha-4, producing MATDQMKHRMHVFKNTGKDVDEMRRRRNEVTVELRKNKREETLQKRRNVPVSYSTDEDDIDRTLASTDLQELIMKAANVENPAAQLAAVQQCRKLLSSDKNPPIDDLIRTGILPILVQCLSRTDNPTLQFEAAWALTNIASGTSAQTNKVVHAGAVPLFLQLLMSPHENVCEQAVWALGNIIGDGPVLRDLVVELGVVKPLLSFIKPDIPISFLRNVTWVIVNLCRSKDPPPPVKTIQEILPALNMLITHTDTNILVDTVWAISYLTDGGNEQIQMVIDSGIVPKLIPLLSHKEVKTQTAALRAVGNIVTGTDEQTQVVLNCDALSHFPALLSHPKEKICKEAVWFLSNITAGNKQQVQAVIDAGLLPKIVENLSKGEFQTQKEAAWAVSNLSISGSKEQVAALIQCGVIPPFCNLLSCKDTQVINVVLDGLSNMLKMAGDSAEQVATMIEECGGIDKIEELQGHEKIEIYKMAYDIIEQYFAAEEEDATLVPAAVDQAFAFEPANHDAFRF from the exons ATGGCGACTGACCAAATGAAACACCGCATGCATGTTTTCAAGAATACTGGCAAAGATGTTGAT GAAATGCGCAGGCGGAGGAACGAAGTGACAGTCGAATTAAGGAAGAATAAAAGGGAAGAAACGCTACAAAAACGAAGAAATGTTCCCGTTAGCTACTCAACAGACGAGGATGACATCGATAGGACACTTGCGTCTACCGACTTACAGGAATTGATTATGAAAGCAGCTAACGTTGAAAACCCCGCAGCGCAGTTGGCAGCCGTTCAGCAATGTAGAAAACTATTGTCCTCCGATAAGAATCCACCGATAGACGACTTGATTAGAACTGGAATACTACCTATACTCGTTCAGTGCCTTTCGAGGACGGATAATCCGACCCTACAATTTGAAGCTGCATGGGCCCTTACAAACATCGCATCCGGTACGTCTGCACAGACCAACAAAGTTGTTCACGCGGGTGCGGTGCCTCTCTTCTTGCAATTGCTCATGTCCCCTCATGAGAATGTGTGTGAACAGGCTGTATGGGCTCTTGGTAACATTATCGGTGATGGCCCAGTACTGCGAGACTTGGTTGTCGAATTAGGAGTGGTCAAACCCCTTCTTAGCTTCATTAAGCCAGACATCCCCATTTCCTTCCTTCGCAATGTGACATGGGTTATTGTAAACCTGTGTAGAAGTAAGGATCCACCACCACCTGTCAAGACTATTCAGGAAATTTTGCCAGCCCTGAACATGCTCATTACACACACGGACACCAAt atcTTAGTAGACACAGTATGGGCAATTAGTTATTTAACAGATGGAGGTAATGAACAAATCCAAATGGTTATTGATTCTGGTATAGTTCCAAAGTTGATACCACTGCTATCACACAAGGAGGTCAAAACGCAGACAGCCGCTCTCAGAGCTGTAGGCAACATTGTAACAGGAACAGATGAACAGACCCAAGTTGTGCTCAATTGTGATGCTCTATCTCACTTCCCGGCCTTATTGTCACATCCA AAAGAGAAGATCTGCAAAGAAGCAGTCTGGTTCCTGTCCAACATCACGGCGGGAAATAAGCAACAAGTGCAGGCCGTCATCGACGCGGGTCTGCTGCCCAAGATCGTGGAGAACCTCAGCAAGGGCGAGTTCCAGACGCAGAAGGAGGCAGCGTGGGCAGTTTCCAATCTCAGCATCAGCGGCTCCAAGGAGCAGGTCGCAGCGCTCATACAGTGCGGAGTCATCCCCCCCTTCTGCAACCTGCTCTCCTGCAAGGACACACAGGTCATCAAT GTGGTGCTGGACGGACTCAGTAACATGCTGAAGATGGCGGGCGACAGCGCGGAGCAAGTCGCGACCATGATCGAGGAGTGCGGCGGCATCGACAAGATAGAGGAGCTGCAGGGCCACGAGAAGATCGAGATCTACAAGATGGCCTACGACATCATCGAGCAGTACTTCGCGGCAGAG gaggAGGATGCGACGTTGGTTCCGGCCGCCGTCGACCAGGCCTTCGCCTTCGAGCCGGCGAACCACGACGCCTTCCGCTTCTGA
- the LOC113395848 gene encoding uncharacterized protein LOC113395848 isoform X1, whose product MTVLTKPSAIIKKPEIITDAPLVEKPIGDEEKIEIHSNPEWPKRSSNGVMCLSLTATLLALLGFTGGLLLCRDMLKPTTIRRYQGYCSIPIPSDDKETIDPGFRTLPLQWSTDDIQLINAEHSGADELEDALHEELDIGDTVEKISVVNNGHRVNFIHDFNDNTTGIIDDDRCFVMELEPELVLTPQLFISGLQSGAEFDVSRVRSELRAALPALTELRRAAAELAARCAQRPVYRLHRDQAIRKRSADEPTHDYIQFSGKHIEEIKIDNLPEILEYERQTRA is encoded by the exons atGACTGTTTTAACAAAACCAAGTGCAATTATAAAGAAACCGGAGATAATTACTGATGCTCCTTTAGTTGAAAAACCAATCGGCGACGAG gaaaaaattgaaatacattCAAATCCCGAATGGCCGAAGCGTTCATCCAATGGAGTGATGTGCTTATCACTTACTGCAACTCTGCTGGCTCTGCTGGGTTTCACCGGTGGCCTCTTGCTGTGCCGAGATATGTTGAAGCCTACTACTATCCGTCGCTACCAGGGCTACTGCTCCATACCGATTCCAAGTGATGACAAAgag ACGATCGATCCCGGTTTCCGCACGCTGCCGCTGCAGTGGTCGACCGACGACATCCAGCTGATCAACGCCGAGCACTCGGGCGCCGACGAGCTGGAGGACGCGCTGCACGAGGAGCTCGACATCGGAGACACCGTCGAGAAGATCTCCGTCGTCAACAACGGCCACCGCGTCAACTTCATACACGACTTCAACGACAACACCACCG GCATAATCGACGACGACCGCTGCTTCGTGATGGAGCTGGAGCCGGAGCTGGTGCTGACCCCGCAGCTGTTCATCTCGGGCCTGCAGAGCGGCGCGGAGTTCGACGTGTCGCGCGTGCGCAGCGAGCTGCGCGCCGCGCTGCCCGCGCTCACGGAGctgcgccgcgccgccgccgagCTGGCCGCGCGCTGCGCGCAGCGCCCCGTCTACCGCCTGCACCGCGACCAGGCCA tcCGCAAGCGCTCGGCCGACGAGCCGACGCACGACTACATCCAGTTCTCGGGCAAGCACATCGAGGAGATCAAGATTGACAACTTGCCGGAGATCCTGGAGTACGAGAGGCAGACCAGAGCTTAG
- the LOC113395848 gene encoding uncharacterized protein LOC113395848 isoform X2: MTVLTKPSAIIKKPEIITDAPLVEKPIGDEEKIEIHSNPEWPKRSSNGVMCLSLTATLLALLGFTGGLLLCRDMLKPTTIRRYQGYCSIPIPSDDKEWSTDDIQLINAEHSGADELEDALHEELDIGDTVEKISVVNNGHRVNFIHDFNDNTTGIIDDDRCFVMELEPELVLTPQLFISGLQSGAEFDVSRVRSELRAALPALTELRRAAAELAARCAQRPVYRLHRDQAIRKRSADEPTHDYIQFSGKHIEEIKIDNLPEILEYERQTRA; encoded by the exons atGACTGTTTTAACAAAACCAAGTGCAATTATAAAGAAACCGGAGATAATTACTGATGCTCCTTTAGTTGAAAAACCAATCGGCGACGAG gaaaaaattgaaatacattCAAATCCCGAATGGCCGAAGCGTTCATCCAATGGAGTGATGTGCTTATCACTTACTGCAACTCTGCTGGCTCTGCTGGGTTTCACCGGTGGCCTCTTGCTGTGCCGAGATATGTTGAAGCCTACTACTATCCGTCGCTACCAGGGCTACTGCTCCATACCGATTCCAAGTGATGACAAAgag TGGTCGACCGACGACATCCAGCTGATCAACGCCGAGCACTCGGGCGCCGACGAGCTGGAGGACGCGCTGCACGAGGAGCTCGACATCGGAGACACCGTCGAGAAGATCTCCGTCGTCAACAACGGCCACCGCGTCAACTTCATACACGACTTCAACGACAACACCACCG GCATAATCGACGACGACCGCTGCTTCGTGATGGAGCTGGAGCCGGAGCTGGTGCTGACCCCGCAGCTGTTCATCTCGGGCCTGCAGAGCGGCGCGGAGTTCGACGTGTCGCGCGTGCGCAGCGAGCTGCGCGCCGCGCTGCCCGCGCTCACGGAGctgcgccgcgccgccgccgagCTGGCCGCGCGCTGCGCGCAGCGCCCCGTCTACCGCCTGCACCGCGACCAGGCCA tcCGCAAGCGCTCGGCCGACGAGCCGACGCACGACTACATCCAGTTCTCGGGCAAGCACATCGAGGAGATCAAGATTGACAACTTGCCGGAGATCCTGGAGTACGAGAGGCAGACCAGAGCTTAG